AAGGTCCTTAGAAATAGCATAAATTTGTCCTGTGGCATGCCTGAAGTACTTATTCCCTTCCTCTCCAAATTTCCAAAACTCAGGTTCATGGTATTTTACTCCTCtacaagagagagaaatattAGCATagcaaaatttagttttttttttttaaaaaaaaaaaaaacatggagACCTTCTCAACTATAAAACTATTCtgaaatagccccctcaacttttttttttaaatgctatCTATATATAAGGATGCAAACAGACTAGATCCGTGGGCAAGAGGAGTTCCTTATCTCCCACtctattttttatcgggtctATTCTGAAATAACCacctcaatttttttaaaaatttttaatgctACCTGTATATAGTGATACAAACAGGCTAGATTCGTGGGCAGGGGGGATCCCTTATCTCCCGCTCTATTTCTTATCGAGTCTATTCTGAAataacccctcaactttctttaaaatttttaatgctACCTGTACATAGGGATACAAACAAGCTAGATTCGTGGGCAGGAGGGGTCCTCatctcccgctccatttcttattgAGTCAGGATGGATTCATGGCGgattaattttaatcttatttttggGCCCTACTTACGGCTCCATTCAGGGTGGATTAGAGCAGGAGTGGATTACGGCCCtgccttttattttattgactTGGCAAATCGACGCAggttatatgttttttttaatatttttaatttccaCTTACCGCCTCATTCGAGGCGGATCGGAATGGGAGCCCCAGCAAcccagatccatttgcatccctacctaTATGCTTCGGTTGGCGTGTATATCATATACATCAATCCATCCAAGAAATGGAAAATATTCATTAATCACCTGACATGACTAAAATGTTATAACCTTTTTgttggataaaaattttatagacatAGTTgccaaataaaattatttgggGATTGGGCGTCACTCCCCATTCGGACAATCcccaaataattttatttggaGACTATGTCCATAAAATTTGTCTCTTTTGGGTGTACCAGTAacatttcctctttttttttttattcagacTCCTTGATCCCTTTTTTTCTGAGTTTTATgtttaattagtaaaaaaatttctcaaatctAATGATTGCATTAGTTATTGACCATTAATTGACtgattttatttgctaaaaaatgaTTAATGTCCTTGGATATTGTGAAATCATtgatgaatttaataaaatctccaaaattcttcgattaaaattatttaatttcaaataattacaaGTTAAAGAGGTCtcaataaaaaggaaaaaaaagttgaggagCCCATTTCAGAAACGTCTATAGTTTAGGGGTTCTCCATATATTTTCACCAAAAATTGAAAACCAATCCTGTGCATAAATTTAAATCCAATATGTCCTAATAAAaagttcattaaaaaaaaagagtacttACTTTTGGAAAAGAACTGGCCCTGATTTCATACAACCCATATATACTCTTTGTTTTGCTTTGTACTTGGCCAATTTACTTGCTAGCATACCTgcatttatttccaaatttagAAGACCAAAATATTAGTGTTTTTTCGCGTATTTACCCTCTACAAATGTGCGAATTTACGCAAGTTACCCTACTATATATGTTAGTGTTTACATGCACATCCCTGAAAATCTTGTTTGTTCGCGTGCATAATATCTAAGAGTAGATATCATGCTAGGAGCATAACCCTGGCCTATGTTATTTGTTTGAATCGAAGAGCAaaccgatcgatcgatcgatcgatcggtttgctttgagaatcaaaattttcCTTGAATTTCGACATAGTGAACTTTAAAGAAGTGGCTTAAACTTTACCGAGATTGACATGCACATCGTCGTCGACCTTGACATAGAAGTCGGCGTTCCATACCGACACCGCGGTGGAAAAGTATATTCTCGTCTTCGACGAGAGCTCGTTGTATCCTTCCACGTGATCCAGCCTAAAGAAGTCCTTTGTTTCTGCGTCCTCTGCGTCGATCGCGCGGTCGAGAGCTCCTCCTGGAATCCCGCTGTGCCCGATCACGAACCGTATGACGATTCCTTTCTCCTTCTCCAATCTTTTTAGCTTTGCACCTGTGTTGAAGTCCATAGGAATTTGATTCATCAGGTAAACCAGTTGTGTTCATCAAAGGTCCCGAAAATTCGTTCCTAAGAAGAACTAAAGACCTATTTGTTTCAGGTATTGCTTTTCCACAAGTGCTATTTGAGTAGTGTTACTTCAAAAAGCGCTCGTCTTACTAAGATCTTATTTTCGAGACTAAGACTCATGTTAGCTTTTTGCAATAGTAAAAAGCTTGATACTATTTGTTATTCAAAAGCAATTGTCTCCAAATGTGCATTAAAAAGTCAGTTACGTTGTAGTTCTGAATCTTCTGGTGaggtgtatgtatatatatatatataaaaagatcaAGTTGTACCTCTAGGAACCCAAGTTTCTCGAAGCGAATCGCGCCTCTTCTTACTGCTGAACCCTGTGTTGATACCGATCACGACGAAAGCATTCTGCAAGCCCTTCGTAGACCCCATGGACGGAGAACCGGGACCGGTATACTTGCTAGTTCGAGCGACGGCTAGTTCCATCTCTAAGGAAGAGATAGACTTATCCAATGACCTAGAAAGGAgaccatgaaaaaaaaaaaaatttctcacaaGGAAAACATATATGCACTATATCTTAGAACATATCTATTGTATGCATGATGTATAAGTCTAGTTCATTCGCGGCGCGAACATGGAGAAGTTACACTCACTGGATTGCTTGATGAGTCTTTGTCACTTCATCCATTACATCTCTTTGGTTATCCTCACCTAGCCTCTATAAACATGTACCGAATCCGGTTAAAAAACATCACCAAAATTCAGCTTGTAAGTCGTTTAATTAGCTTGCGAAAGTGAACAGTTCGAGGGACTTACGCGCTTATGCTCGTGATCGTGAGCCAGAATCGACACCTTCGCGTGAGAATTTTTGCCTTTGCTCATGATCGCGAGCCCCGTTCGATTGCTGAAGAGTAAAGCTATGAAGAAACCCGCAACGCATAGTGAAAGAACTGCCCTTCCTGGCAGTGGCTTTCCCCGCGCTTTCTTCTCCAACTGCGGTTGCCTCTCGCTGACCGCCTTCACGAACTCGCGCATGGAGAACATTTCACAACAGAGAATTAGGGATCAACAAAAGGATCAAAAATGGATCTTAGTGAGTTAGTGaaaaaccataggagaatattTATACCATTTTAGTTTTCCTTTTAGGAGGGGGTGTGGAATTGAAAGATATTGATGCCTGAAGATGATATGCTAGTGTAGGAACTATGTCATGATTAGAAGTTACTACAAATTCTTTTGTTTNGGGGGGGGGGGGCACCAAAAGGACAATTGAAGTGGAAATATTAGGGTTTGGTCATCAATTAATACTTGGTGTAGGACAATTCTAATCCTTAACTGGAGCCTTTTCctattttgcaatttgattaaTTAGTTTCAGTTTGCAAGACTCTTTGTGTGAGCTTCTCTCATGCTTTGTACATGAGGTGCCCAAAAAAGATGGCATGGATGTAGTGCAACTATCAAGTGATCACCATTTATGAATGATATATATAAGTGAATTAATTAGCTATTTATTTACATACTGTTTACCGTTCTctgatagcttaagcttttggacaATAACAGTTGTTTCGCAGGCTTTAacacaatttttattattattactagccaAGTGGCAAAGAAATTCAATGTTGGTCAAATGTTTTAGTTATATTCCTGAGATCCAATTGATGCATCTCTTTATTTTTgccagtttttttcttttttgtggtaCTTGAATCATCCCTCATTATTAACTTACTGTACTTCTTAAGGATACATGAATATTTTTGTTCAGCGTCTCTCTTTTACTTACTAAATAGTCGCGATAGATTGGCCGATCGACGGAGAGCAAGAAAGATGTTTTCAACTGCATAATATATGCGGttcataaaatatttatctcaaaatttgataaattatctTATGCAGTTCTAAAGTATAACTAAATTGTATATTAAGATTTCTAACAGCTTATTTGGGGAAAGTGAAGCAAACAATTTAGAAAAAGGGGAGAAAATATATGAGAATATCAAGTAACTTCTAAAATTATCGCGAATCAGGTTTTGTAGAAGTTGGGAAATTGATCAATTTATGGTACAGTACTCTTAGAGAGGTAAGAAGCACATCATGTGGGGGTTCATGATCActtaaaagctaaaaaaaactAGCTTCTTGGGAAAGCAGTTCCAGTATCTATGCCTATTTAACACCTGGAATAAGTTGAGAATCTGAGGTTAATTGCTCAGAATCTATTGAATGAATCCGAGAGTTTCCAAAAATTTACTTCCATGAGAAGTCGCAGTTTAGGCCGAGTAGTTCGAGAAGGGTAGAAGAGCAAGTTTGAAGGAAGATACTGGTGATGCCCTTTTGTTTCTTAACCTGATTTATCCagcatatataattaataatgaaGAGACCATGTATTTATTgatatgatatatatacaaCATCTCAAAGCCTATAtaacaaaaaatcataaaaaaaaaaaaacccactaAAGTTGAAGATGTAATTCATTTCAAAATTCGTAATGATCTATGCATATAAGACAATTAGATATTGCAAATAATAAGCCAAATTTTATGCTAATGTAAGACACTTGACTTCGAACTTGAGACATCAAATAGTAATAACTATCAAATGCTTAGTCAACTGCGCTAGGAATAGGTTATATATGCACAATTGCGATAATGTATAATTGTGCTTAGAATGCTTTGAAAAGTAACAAAAGACACGTGCTgtaacaaaaagttaaaataaacttttgaggCGACAAGACAGAAGAACCAACTTACAATTTACGATCATATAGCTAGCAAGAAGCAGCTGTCAGGagaatttggatgaaaataaaTGCCATATTTTGTTTTCTTCGAAAATCTCTACTCAAACTAGCACTTCTGTACAAGTACGAGACCATGTCCAAAAAGGCAAAGAAAGTACGCAAATTTTGCTGCTTTAGGTCCTGTTTGGATATTCGGACAAGTTATTCGGTAATAACTAGGGATGGCAATCAAGCTCATTGttcacgagccagctcgtgttggGCTCGAGATGAGCTTAACATCGAATCGTTTgtttagtaaacaagccgaacatgagctgaatttttcagctcgtttaataaacaagccgaatacgagctggggtcagctcacTCTTGTTCGgttcgataacagctcgaatacatatattttatatttattaatttatttaatttatatttatatatattaatatatataaataaataattatatatatttttattatttgatgtttagcatatatatatatatatagagagagagagagagagagagagagagagagagagagagagagagagtctggctggatactatcgatagtaccaagcgtttgATACTATAAAGTTTTCTGCCGTtggatttaaccctttgactattttcaaccgttaaattatactaatcaatcaataactcactcaacccctGGGGGCCGGCCCATATTATTCTaatcgtatattttttcatccaaggaccgaaaacttaatagcactaataacatgaggctattgatagtattccagcctagttctatatagagtctggctgggatactttaatagataagattttataaatttattttttatatacatctaatctaatctttttaaattattgttcaTTGACTAGCTCGTGAgccacgagctaaatttttcgagTTGATACTTTAATGAGCCAGATTAAACGAGCTGCGGTGGTGTTCGGCTAGTTGACACCCGTAGTAATAACTAGTATGGTACAGATATTTTCTT
This DNA window, taken from Ananas comosus cultivar F153 linkage group 5, ASM154086v1, whole genome shotgun sequence, encodes the following:
- the LOC109710786 gene encoding probable beta-1,3-galactosyltransferase 8 isoform X2; the encoded protein is MAVSERQPQLEKKARGKPLPGRAVLSLCVAGFFIALLFSNRTGLAIMSKGKNSHAKVSILAHDHEHKRRLGEDNQRDVMDEVTKTHQAIQSLDKSISSLEMELAVARTSKYTGPGSPSMGSTKGLQNAFVVIGINTGFSSKKRRDSLRETWVPRGAKLKRLEKEKGIVIRFVIGHSGIPGGALDRAIDAEDAETKDFFRLDHVEGYNELSSKTRIYFSTAVSVWNADFYVKVDDDVHVNLGMLASKLAKYKAKQRVYMGCMKSGPVLFQKGVKYHEPEFWKFGEEGNKYFRHATGQIYAISKDLAAYISINAPILHRYANEDVSLGSWFIGLEVEHVDDRSMCCGTPPDCEWKTQAGNVCVASFDWSCSGICKSVERMKDVHNSCGEAGGAVWNLVL
- the LOC109710786 gene encoding probable beta-1,3-galactosyltransferase 8 isoform X1, with protein sequence MFSMREFVKAVSERQPQLEKKARGKPLPGRAVLSLCVAGFFIALLFSNRTGLAIMSKGKNSHAKVSILAHDHEHKRRLGEDNQRDVMDEVTKTHQAIQSLDKSISSLEMELAVARTSKYTGPGSPSMGSTKGLQNAFVVIGINTGFSSKKRRDSLRETWVPRGAKLKRLEKEKGIVIRFVIGHSGIPGGALDRAIDAEDAETKDFFRLDHVEGYNELSSKTRIYFSTAVSVWNADFYVKVDDDVHVNLGMLASKLAKYKAKQRVYMGCMKSGPVLFQKGVKYHEPEFWKFGEEGNKYFRHATGQIYAISKDLAAYISINAPILHRYANEDVSLGSWFIGLEVEHVDDRSMCCGTPPDCEWKTQAGNVCVASFDWSCSGICKSVERMKDVHNSCGEAGGAVWNLVL